The genomic DNA CGTAAAGAACGTACAGATTTATTGTTAGATAATAATGATTTAGAACGTGAAAGAGGAATTACAATTCTTTCTAAAAACGTATCTGTTCAATATAAAGACACAAAAATTAACGTAATTGATACTCCTGGTCACGCCGATTTTGGTGGAGAAGTAGAGCGTGTATTAAAAATGGCTGATGGTGTTTTATTATTGGTTGATGCATTTGAAGGACCTATGCCACAAACTCGTTTTGTATTAGGAAAAGCCTTAGCTTTAGGATTAACACCTATTGTTGTTGTAAATAAAGTTGATAAAGAAAACTGTACTCCTGACATCGTTCATGAAAAAGTTTTTGATTTAATGTTTGCTTTAGAAGCAACAGAAGAGCAATTAGACTTTACCACAATTTATGGTTCTGCAAAGAACAACTGGATGTCTACAGATTGGCAAAACCAAACAACTGATATCGTTCCGTTATTAGATGCTGTATTAGAATCTATTCCAGCAACTAAGTACAACGAAGGTACACCTCAAATGCAAATTACTTCTTTAGATTTTTCTAAATTTACCGGAAGAATTGCAATTGGACGTGTTTTTAGAGGAGACTTAGAAGTTGGTAAAGAATATAGTTTATGTAAAGCTGATGGTTCTATTAAAAAAGTAAGAATTAAAGAATTACACGTATTCGAAGGAATGGGTAAAGTACAAGTAGAAAAAGTACCTTGTGGAGATATTTGTGCAATTACAGGTATTGAAGGATTTGAAATTGGTGATACAATTGCAGATTTAGAAAACCCAGAAGCATTACCAAGAACAGAGATTGATCAACCTACAATGAGTATGTTGTTTACAATTAACAATTCTCCTTTCTTTGGTAAGGAAGGTAAATATGTAACATCTCGTCACATTAGAGATCGTTTGTTCAAAGAATTAGAAAAAAACTTAGCATTAAAAGTTGAAACTACTGATAGTGAAGATAAATTTAACGTTTTTGGACGTGGAGTTTTACACTTGTCTGTATTGATTGAAACAATGCGTAGAGAAGGATATGAATTACAAGTGGGAAGACCACAAGTAATTATTAAAATGATTGATGGTAAGAAACATGAACCAAT from Polaribacter sp. ALD11 includes the following:
- the typA gene encoding translational GTPase TypA; amino-acid sequence: MQPIRNIAIIAHVDHGKTTLVDKIIDQAKILDDRKERTDLLLDNNDLERERGITILSKNVSVQYKDTKINVIDTPGHADFGGEVERVLKMADGVLLLVDAFEGPMPQTRFVLGKALALGLTPIVVVNKVDKENCTPDIVHEKVFDLMFALEATEEQLDFTTIYGSAKNNWMSTDWQNQTTDIVPLLDAVLESIPATKYNEGTPQMQITSLDFSKFTGRIAIGRVFRGDLEVGKEYSLCKADGSIKKVRIKELHVFEGMGKVQVEKVPCGDICAITGIEGFEIGDTIADLENPEALPRTEIDQPTMSMLFTINNSPFFGKEGKYVTSRHIRDRLFKELEKNLALKVETTDSEDKFNVFGRGVLHLSVLIETMRREGYELQVGRPQVIIKMIDGKKHEPMETLSIDVPEEMASKAINLVSLRKGDMLVMEPKGDLQHLEFSIPSRGLIGLRNKILTATGGTAIINHRFSEYGPYKGDFTEEIKGAIVSSAAGKATAYALNRLQDRGVFFIDVNQEIYIGQVIGENSKSDEMAVNLIKGKQLTNMRKSGTDEAMKIAPKVDFSLEENMEYIKADEYLEVTPESLRMRKIVFKG